The following proteins are co-located in the Candidatus Deferrimicrobiaceae bacterium genome:
- a CDS encoding transcriptional repressor translates to METLLQRINSEIAAIGGKRSKSRARVIEVFFRTGTHVTVEELTHAVRKRNRSVGSATVYRTVKLLARLGYAKELDFGDGLKRYESNLVAHHDHLVCQECGVVSEFKEPRIETLQEQVAKEHGFLPTMHRLDIYGYCRQCAPGNGRTGGR, encoded by the coding sequence TTGGAAACCCTTCTGCAGCGCATAAACTCCGAAATCGCGGCGATCGGAGGGAAACGAAGCAAAAGCCGGGCACGGGTGATCGAGGTCTTCTTCCGGACGGGAACGCATGTGACCGTGGAAGAGCTCACCCATGCCGTCCGGAAGCGGAACCGTTCCGTCGGATCCGCGACCGTCTACCGCACGGTGAAACTTCTCGCAAGACTCGGCTATGCGAAAGAGCTCGATTTCGGGGACGGGCTCAAGAGGTACGAGAGCAATCTCGTGGCGCACCATGACCACCTGGTATGCCAGGAATGCGGAGTGGTCTCCGAGTTCAAGGAACCGCGGATCGAAACCCTTCAGGAACAGGTGGCGAAAGAACACGGTTTCCTGCCCACGATGCACAGACTGGACATCTACGGATATTGCCGCCAATGCGCGCCGGGGAATGGAAGAACGGGGGGCCGATGA
- the rplQ gene encoding 50S ribosomal protein L17, translated as MRHAIAHRKLGRNPGHRKALLRNMMNALVRSERIETTVAKAKEVRRLADRLITLGKKDTTHARRRTFSLLSDKENTEKIFSGLAARFAGREGGYTRIVRTGYRAGDGSELAILEYLPAEEKKAKTKKGKTKKAAAAKAKPAEESAKKRKPVRTTGKAAGKNPPTLRGKKAGDEGEKKKTTKRKKAKEGSG; from the coding sequence ATGCGACACGCCATAGCCCACAGGAAACTCGGGCGGAACCCCGGCCATCGGAAAGCCTTGTTGCGCAACATGATGAATGCGCTCGTGCGGTCGGAACGGATCGAGACGACGGTTGCCAAGGCGAAGGAGGTACGCAGGCTGGCGGATCGCCTGATCACGCTCGGGAAAAAGGACACCACGCACGCGAGAAGGCGGACGTTTTCCCTGCTCAGCGACAAGGAGAACACGGAGAAGATCTTCTCCGGCCTCGCGGCACGATTCGCGGGACGCGAAGGAGGATACACCCGGATCGTGAGGACGGGGTATCGGGCAGGCGACGGTTCCGAACTGGCGATCCTCGAGTATCTCCCCGCGGAGGAGAAGAAGGCGAAGACGAAAAAAGGGAAGACAAAGAAAGCGGCGGCGGCGAAGGCGAAACCGGCGGAAGAATCGGCCAAAAAAAGAAAGCCGGTTCGCACGACGGGAAAGGCGGCCGGAAAGAACCCCCCGACCCTCCGGGGCAAGAAGGCAGGGGACGAAGGGGAGAAGAAGAAAACGACGAAAAGGAAAAAGGCGAAGGAAGGGTCCGGATAA